From Oryzias melastigma strain HK-1 linkage group LG15, ASM292280v2, whole genome shotgun sequence, one genomic window encodes:
- the kiaa1841 gene encoding uncharacterized protein KIAA1841 homolog isoform X1, which yields MLSRPAKLASLSNLWDYSAASFSRNDPKYYHTSLTPRDQREEYHPNRISMHHCGCSKMRRFCSDNNNFPYDNNILVLDMVLGSLWDVVQPINWDNVAKLVPGFTPKECSSRFEELKSSGAFPHVDYQCNTLTEGRTPAPDAASTLLNTEAMIERDGSSQSKIPGGRSIPSGRGNPVEKEKRASAAEDKPQKPGDPNMVIHVCDETKNLKQDFTCPRDLLVKEMRYFAEYLSVDPQRWEEVDISVHCDVQIFDWLMNYVRRNSAGEGNRDKPRLEPSNVISILISSEFLKMDTLVDECIQYCHKHMSAIVATPCNMNCINSNLTALIAELFNHNEADDIRDKKDKFKSKLFQKKIECLFDPHSRSKDSPGNASSLYRCGLCLKLLTKDTERSISCVPGKINVDARGEIVYTHSRQKSWDVHEYITGLYEELKSWVSVYWRIWGTINHLTCSRCQQVFVCAELTRCRYHPDSVLYPGAGADRGWHGAGVYPCCRKRVLRFDPTGTPKGCKMRDHIVSVPSEENCDEATSAQIRVLNDLLLHRDAVCLSNSSPVDSEDSPSGSEKVQDCDFLLEPTLLGPLRGDGSSFSLLKNWSLQLKQQSLLSEDEDYTTGSEVTEDEVGDEEEQSKKQAAKKAKRGQRPLKKQLSSPNFHRKEKPEKSQGRDSTPFTVSIQKSKWDISRSLRYNQDAQREEDQRRMVEIIGHLTRMRFGDQEPSKSKDTKEPSGGIYARLETQFKSSSQARQSVEKTPRPKMRFAQVRTT from the exons ATGCTGTCCCGTCCCGCAAAGTTAGCTAGCCTTAGCAACCTATGGGATTACAGCGCAGCATCATTCTCACGCAATGACCCCAAATATTACCACACTTCCTTGACTCCACGGGACCAGCGTGAGGAATATCACCCGAACCGGATAAGTATGCATCACTGTGGCTGTTCGA AGATGAGGCGCTTCTGTTCGGACAACAATAACTTTCCTTATGACAACAACATCCTGGTGTTGGACATGGTTCTGGGCTCTCTGTGGGATGTGGTCCAGCCCATAAACTGGGACAATGTTGCCAAGCTGGTTCCAGGCTTCACCCCCAAAGAG TGTTCCAGTCGCTTTGAGGAGCTGAAGAGCTCTGGGGCGTTTCCACATGTGGACTATCAGTGTAACACCTTAACTGAAGGACGCACACCAGCTCCGGATGCTGCGTCCACGCTGCTGAACACGGAGGCCATGATTGAGAGAGATGGAAGCAGCCAGAGCAAAATACCAG GTGGGAGGTCGATCCCCTCAGGAAGGGGCAATCCTGTGGAGAAGGAAAAACGAGCCTCTGCGGCGGAGGACAAGCCCCAAAAGCCTGGAGA TCCCAACATGGTGATCCACGTGTGTGACGAGACCAAGAACCTGAAGCAGGACTTCACGTGCCCCAGAGATCTTCTGGTCAAAGAGATGCGTTACTTTGCCGAGTATCTGTCTGTGGACCCGCAGAGGTGGGAGGAAGTGGACATCTCAGTCCACTGTGACGTCCAGATCTTTGACTGGCTCATGAACTACGTGAGGAGGAACTCTGCCGGAGAGGGGAACCGGGACAAGCCTCGGCTGG AACCCAGCAATGTCATCTCCATCCTGATCTCCTCCGAGTTCTTGAAGATGGATACGTTA GTGGACGAGTGCATCCAGTACTGCCACAAACACATGAGCGCCATCGTGGCCACGCCCTGCAACATGAACTGCATCAACAGCAACCTGACCGCGCTGATCGCCGAGCTCTTCAACCACAACGAGGCCGACGACATCCGGGACAAAAAGGACAAGTTCAAGAG CAAACTGTTTCAGAAGAAAATTGAGTGTCTCTTCGACCCACACAGTCGGAGCAAGGATTCTCCGGGGAACGCCTCCTCTCTGTACAG GTGTGGACTGTGTCTTAAGCTGCTGACCAAAGACACAGAGAGGAGCATCTCCTGTGTTCCAGGAAAAATCAACGTGGACGCTCGAGGAGAAATCGTCTACACACACTCCAG GCAGAAGAGCTGGGACGTCCACGAATACATCACGGGTCTCTACGAGGAGCTCAAGTCCTGGGTCTCGGTTTACTGGAGGATCTGGGGAACCATCAACCACCTGACCTGCTCTCGGTGTCAGCAG gtgtttgtgtgtgcagagCTGACCCGCTGCAGGTACCACCCGGACAGCGTGCTGTACCCGGGGGCAGGGGCAGACAGAGGGTGGCATGGGGCGGGGGTTTACCCCTGCTGCAGGAAGAGGGTCCTCCGCTTCGACCCAACAGGAACGCCAAAG GGCTGTAAGATGCGGGACCACATTGTGAGCGTCCCCAGCGAGGAGAACTGCGACGAGGCCACGTCAGCGCAGATCCGAGTGCTGAACgatctgctgctgcacagaGACGCCGTGTGTCTGTCCAACTCTTCACCTGTGGACAG CGAGGACAGCCCCTCAGGATCCGAGAAGGTCCAGGACTGTGACTTTCTGCTGGAGCCGACGCTCCTGGGACCTCTGAGGGGAGACGGCAGCTCC TTTTCCCTTTTGAAAAACTGGAGTCTCCAGCTG AAGCAGCAGTCTCTGTTGTCGGAGGACGAGGACTACACCacggggtcagaggtcacagaggACGAGGTCGGGGACGAAGAAGAGCAGTCTAAGAAACAAG CTGCTAAGAAGGCCAAGAGAGGTCAGCGACCTCTGAAGAAGCAGCTGTCCTCTCCCAACTTCCATCGCAAAGAGAAACCAGAGAAG TCGCAGGGCAGAGACAGCACGCCCTTCAC AGTCAGCATCCAGAAGAGCAAGTGGGACATCTCGCGCTCTCTGCGCTACAACCAGGACGCGCAGAGGGAAGAAG ACCAGCGGCGCATGGTGGAGATCATCGGTCACCTGACCAGGATGAGGTTTGGAGATCAGGAGCCGAGTAAATCCAAGGACACAAAGGAG CCTTCAGGGGGAATCTACGCCCGGCTCGAAACGCAGTTCAAGAGCTCGTCCCAAGCCAGGCAGAGCGTCGAGAAGACACCCAG GCCCAAAATGCGCTTCGCTCAAGTCCGGACGACGTAA
- the kiaa1841 gene encoding uncharacterized protein KIAA1841 homolog isoform X2 translates to MLSRPAKLASLSNLWDYSAASFSRNDPKYYHTSLTPRDQREEYHPNRIKMRRFCSDNNNFPYDNNILVLDMVLGSLWDVVQPINWDNVAKLVPGFTPKECSSRFEELKSSGAFPHVDYQCNTLTEGRTPAPDAASTLLNTEAMIERDGSSQSKIPGGRSIPSGRGNPVEKEKRASAAEDKPQKPGDPNMVIHVCDETKNLKQDFTCPRDLLVKEMRYFAEYLSVDPQRWEEVDISVHCDVQIFDWLMNYVRRNSAGEGNRDKPRLEPSNVISILISSEFLKMDTLVDECIQYCHKHMSAIVATPCNMNCINSNLTALIAELFNHNEADDIRDKKDKFKSKLFQKKIECLFDPHSRSKDSPGNASSLYRCGLCLKLLTKDTERSISCVPGKINVDARGEIVYTHSRQKSWDVHEYITGLYEELKSWVSVYWRIWGTINHLTCSRCQQVFVCAELTRCRYHPDSVLYPGAGADRGWHGAGVYPCCRKRVLRFDPTGTPKGCKMRDHIVSVPSEENCDEATSAQIRVLNDLLLHRDAVCLSNSSPVDSEDSPSGSEKVQDCDFLLEPTLLGPLRGDGSSFSLLKNWSLQLKQQSLLSEDEDYTTGSEVTEDEVGDEEEQSKKQAAKKAKRGQRPLKKQLSSPNFHRKEKPEKSQGRDSTPFTVSIQKSKWDISRSLRYNQDAQREEDQRRMVEIIGHLTRMRFGDQEPSKSKDTKEPSGGIYARLETQFKSSSQARQSVEKTPRPKMRFAQVRTT, encoded by the exons ATGCTGTCCCGTCCCGCAAAGTTAGCTAGCCTTAGCAACCTATGGGATTACAGCGCAGCATCATTCTCACGCAATGACCCCAAATATTACCACACTTCCTTGACTCCACGGGACCAGCGTGAGGAATATCACCCGAACCGGATAA AGATGAGGCGCTTCTGTTCGGACAACAATAACTTTCCTTATGACAACAACATCCTGGTGTTGGACATGGTTCTGGGCTCTCTGTGGGATGTGGTCCAGCCCATAAACTGGGACAATGTTGCCAAGCTGGTTCCAGGCTTCACCCCCAAAGAG TGTTCCAGTCGCTTTGAGGAGCTGAAGAGCTCTGGGGCGTTTCCACATGTGGACTATCAGTGTAACACCTTAACTGAAGGACGCACACCAGCTCCGGATGCTGCGTCCACGCTGCTGAACACGGAGGCCATGATTGAGAGAGATGGAAGCAGCCAGAGCAAAATACCAG GTGGGAGGTCGATCCCCTCAGGAAGGGGCAATCCTGTGGAGAAGGAAAAACGAGCCTCTGCGGCGGAGGACAAGCCCCAAAAGCCTGGAGA TCCCAACATGGTGATCCACGTGTGTGACGAGACCAAGAACCTGAAGCAGGACTTCACGTGCCCCAGAGATCTTCTGGTCAAAGAGATGCGTTACTTTGCCGAGTATCTGTCTGTGGACCCGCAGAGGTGGGAGGAAGTGGACATCTCAGTCCACTGTGACGTCCAGATCTTTGACTGGCTCATGAACTACGTGAGGAGGAACTCTGCCGGAGAGGGGAACCGGGACAAGCCTCGGCTGG AACCCAGCAATGTCATCTCCATCCTGATCTCCTCCGAGTTCTTGAAGATGGATACGTTA GTGGACGAGTGCATCCAGTACTGCCACAAACACATGAGCGCCATCGTGGCCACGCCCTGCAACATGAACTGCATCAACAGCAACCTGACCGCGCTGATCGCCGAGCTCTTCAACCACAACGAGGCCGACGACATCCGGGACAAAAAGGACAAGTTCAAGAG CAAACTGTTTCAGAAGAAAATTGAGTGTCTCTTCGACCCACACAGTCGGAGCAAGGATTCTCCGGGGAACGCCTCCTCTCTGTACAG GTGTGGACTGTGTCTTAAGCTGCTGACCAAAGACACAGAGAGGAGCATCTCCTGTGTTCCAGGAAAAATCAACGTGGACGCTCGAGGAGAAATCGTCTACACACACTCCAG GCAGAAGAGCTGGGACGTCCACGAATACATCACGGGTCTCTACGAGGAGCTCAAGTCCTGGGTCTCGGTTTACTGGAGGATCTGGGGAACCATCAACCACCTGACCTGCTCTCGGTGTCAGCAG gtgtttgtgtgtgcagagCTGACCCGCTGCAGGTACCACCCGGACAGCGTGCTGTACCCGGGGGCAGGGGCAGACAGAGGGTGGCATGGGGCGGGGGTTTACCCCTGCTGCAGGAAGAGGGTCCTCCGCTTCGACCCAACAGGAACGCCAAAG GGCTGTAAGATGCGGGACCACATTGTGAGCGTCCCCAGCGAGGAGAACTGCGACGAGGCCACGTCAGCGCAGATCCGAGTGCTGAACgatctgctgctgcacagaGACGCCGTGTGTCTGTCCAACTCTTCACCTGTGGACAG CGAGGACAGCCCCTCAGGATCCGAGAAGGTCCAGGACTGTGACTTTCTGCTGGAGCCGACGCTCCTGGGACCTCTGAGGGGAGACGGCAGCTCC TTTTCCCTTTTGAAAAACTGGAGTCTCCAGCTG AAGCAGCAGTCTCTGTTGTCGGAGGACGAGGACTACACCacggggtcagaggtcacagaggACGAGGTCGGGGACGAAGAAGAGCAGTCTAAGAAACAAG CTGCTAAGAAGGCCAAGAGAGGTCAGCGACCTCTGAAGAAGCAGCTGTCCTCTCCCAACTTCCATCGCAAAGAGAAACCAGAGAAG TCGCAGGGCAGAGACAGCACGCCCTTCAC AGTCAGCATCCAGAAGAGCAAGTGGGACATCTCGCGCTCTCTGCGCTACAACCAGGACGCGCAGAGGGAAGAAG ACCAGCGGCGCATGGTGGAGATCATCGGTCACCTGACCAGGATGAGGTTTGGAGATCAGGAGCCGAGTAAATCCAAGGACACAAAGGAG CCTTCAGGGGGAATCTACGCCCGGCTCGAAACGCAGTTCAAGAGCTCGTCCCAAGCCAGGCAGAGCGTCGAGAAGACACCCAG GCCCAAAATGCGCTTCGCTCAAGTCCGGACGACGTAA
- the pex13 gene encoding peroxisome biogenesis factor 13 — MDSQPPLKPWERRIPGAMSAPINYRSTDFGPITGSSTPAGPPVLTRMAPPVPPRQLQQSYRPSYSSFTSSYSPYGSSIYGGYSPYSYGGGYGGGFGGGYGLGGYSRLPHTEEIAPSRFVQQAEESSRGAFQSIESIVQAFASVSMMLDATFSAVYNSFRAVLDVANHLTRLRAHLTRVLSAFALVRTLRYLYQRLQRLLGRRSDVEDLWADSTGDAVAAGSSRGYGAGMDDQSVKSWPIFLFFAVVLGGPYLIWKLLSSSPGSDENSTNWASGEDDHVVARAEYDFSAASEEEISLRAGDMLNLAPKEQQPRVRGWLLASVDGQAIGLVPANYVKVLGKRRGRKHAEMERLAQVQQENQQATQTPAAAQTQSTAALGFTSDPSTASMPASADHLLESAYREIPAGFSMGTSSSDTVLNVPEKTDL; from the exons ATGGATTCACAGCCCCCGCTGAAACCGTGGGAAAGGCGAATCCCGGGCGCTATGAGTGCACCTATAAACTACAG ATCGACAGACTTTGGACCAATTACTGGCTCCTCCACTCCCGCTGGCCCTCCAGTTCTGACCAGGATGGCTCCTCCAGTGCCTCCTCGCCAGCTCCAGCAATCGTACCGTCCATCCTATTCCTCTTTCACCTCCTCTTACAGCCCCTATGGAAGCTCCATCTATGGTGGCTACAGCCCCTACAGCTATGGCGGCGGTTACGGCGGCGGATTCGGTGGTGGCTACGGTCTTGGAGGGTACAGTCGGTTGCCCCACACAGAAGAAATCGCCCCCAGCCGGTTCGTGCAGCAGGCAGAGGAGAGCAGCCGCGGGGCCTTCCAGTCCATTGAAAGCATCGTCCAGGCTTTTGCTTCTGTTAGCATGATGCTGGACGCCACCTTCTCTGCTGTGTACAACAGTTTCCGCGCCGTCCTGGACGTAGCCAATCACCTAACAAGGCTGCGTGCTCACCTCACTAGAGTTTTGTCAGCCTTTGCTCTGGTGCGCACGCTGAGGTATCTCTACCAGCGTTTGCAGCGGCTGCTGGGGAGAAGGTCGGATGTTGAAGACTTGTGGGCTGACAGCACGGGTGATGCCGTGGCGGCAGGTTCTTCCAGAGGTTATGGAGCAGGAATGGATGATCAAAGCGTGAAGTCCTGGccaattttcctcttttttgctGTAGTTCTGGGTGGACCTTACCTCATCTGGAAGCTGCTTAGCTCCAGCCCCGGTTCTGACGAAAATA GTACAAATTGGGCCAGTGGAGAGGACGATCATGTCGTGGCTCGAGCTGAGTATgatttttctgctgcttctgaaGAAGAAATTTCTTTGCGGGCTGGAGACATGCTGAACCTGGCCCCTAAAG AGCAGCAGCCGCGGGTGCGTGGCTGGCTGCTGGCCAGCGTGGATGGCCAGGCAATTGGATTAGTCCCAGCTAACTACGTGAAGGTCCTTGGCAAGAGGAGAGGCCGTAAGCATGCGGAGATGGAACGGCTCGCCCAGGTGCAGCAGGAGAACCAACAGGCCACCCAAACACCAGCGGCTGCGCAGACGCAGTCCACAGCAGCGCTGGGTTTCACCTCAGATCCCTCCACAGCCTCCATGCCTGCCTCGGCAGACCACCTGCTGGAATCGGCGTACAGAGAGATCCCAGCTGGCTTCAGCATGGGAACATCCAGCTCTGACACTGTGTTGAATGTCCCTGAAAAGACAGACCTGTGA